The nucleotide window GGCGCCGCCGGAGCCCTCATCCGGCACGTCATTTGTCCACCGCCAGGCGCTGCGTGCCTCGTCGTACTCCGGGTAGATGCCCTCCGATGTCACCGGCCACGCAGGTCCGGGATCGCTGTTGAAGGTCTCCGAGAAGATCACCTTGCCGCTCGGCAGGGCGGGCGGATCGGGGTCGAGGATCGTCTGGAAGTCGCACCGTGGCGCCGCACGCATGTCGACCGCCGTCATCGCCTTGGCCACCTGCTCGCAATCGTTGCCACTGATGGTGTCGCCGATCGTGTTGCCGGTCGCCAGGGAGGTAATCGGCTGTCCGACGAGATCGGCGCAGCTGAGCTCGAGAATATCTGCGTGCTCGGCGAAGTTGGTGGTCGGGCCCTGGTAGACGCTCATCGCCCGCCAGTAGATATGCGCTGCCTTCGTCATCCCGATCGGTGCGATCTCCAGTCTGTTGGCCGTTCCTCCATCCACCAGCAGGGCGAAGGCGCGGTTCGGGATGCCGCTGTTGATGTGCACGCCGCCGTTGTCGAGAGAGGTGCATTCGTAGAAGCCGTCCCAAACCCGGGCGGGGTCTTCGAAACAGTTCGGGTGCCACATGTCACGGATCGGGCCGCCGTTGATGTCCTCTCCCATCAGCCAGCGGACCGTGTCCTCGGAGGCAGATCTATCGCTCATGGAGACCCGGAGTCCCTGTGCCAAAGCCGACTTGAGGATCTGCCCGTCCGCGAGACCGATTGATATGCCCGGGATGCCCGGAGTCGTATCCAATGCTGTCATCCTGAATGGGTCTTCGCCTTCGTGGTTGGCGACGATGATGGCGGTCGCACCGGCCTCCTCGGCGTTGAACACCTTGTCGCGGAACGGACACTCGCCGCGGTCGATCAGCGCGATGTTTCCGGCGGTGAAACCGACCAGCGCCTCGCAGGCGTCGCTGGTGGTTCCGCTGCCGTCGTCGACCAGCTCAACCATGCCGGACAGCGACCACTGGTCCGGGTTCCAGGTGGCGGTCTGCGAGCTGTACGTGCGGGCAACGGTTGCTGGAGCGGTGACTTCGAGCAGTGGCGTGTTGATACCTCCGGAGTCGGTGCAGGTCCCCGTGGGGCGCGGGGGCGACGGATCGTCTATCCCGCGGCCGTTCAGCTGATCGACGATCTCACCGAAGATGTCGGAAAAGCTCTCGTTGAGGGCGCCCGGCTGCCAGGCGTAGATCAGGTTGTGGCTGGATTCGGTGTAGGCGTGCGTCCACTCGTGCGCGGCCACATCGTCGACCGCCCACCCCCTGCAGAAGTTGGTGGTGAAGCCGTTCCAGGTGGCGTTTTCGCATCTCCCTTCATCGACGAGAGCATCGGCCTCGTAGATGGTCCGCATCGCGATATCGTTGCCGTTGTAGGAGAGATAGCTGCCGCCGGTAAGGTTGGCGAAGAACTCATAGGTGTCCAACGTGGTTTCGATGACGTCGTTGACCTCGGAGTCGCGAGCGCTGTCGAGCCCGGAGAAGGGGAGGGCGTCGCCTTCCTGCCAGATCGTCGTGTTGGTGTCGTGATGGTAGATCCTGCGTGTGATGGGGTGGATCAGGTCGATCCGATCTATCACGAGCCCGTCGTGCGCATCCAGGAAGACCAGTTCCCGAAGGTTGTCGCCGGATGAGATCTCCACCTGCCACGCGAGGTGGTTTTTCCCCGGAACACCCTGAATCAGGCCCGACCGGTAGATGAGCAGGCGAGACTCCGCCACGTCGAAATGGCTCGGGCGAACACCGTTTTCCTTTGCGACCGACGAACAGGCGATTGTCTCTGCGAGGCTGCGATCGACCCGGGGCGAGGTGTCGAGCGACAGATCCGGGATCAGCGCTCCATTCACGACTCTCACCTCGCCGGCGGCATCGAGGTGGACCCTGAGCTGTGCACCGAAGACGGGCAATCCGCGGTAGGACTGATCGAACCGCAGGTGGGTCATGCCGATGCCGTCGGTCGAGCTCCTCACGAACTCCAGATCGCCGGCCCCGGCCCGGACACCGAGCAGCGCGCCGTATCGGAGGAAGAAGTCCTCTGCCTTTGCCTTCGCGGTCGGGCCGTCGAGAATCAGCGACCCGCGCGGCACGACCACGAGCCGCGCTCGGGAGGTCGCCGGATTGACCACCGATCGAGCTCTGCCGCCGGTCGCGGCCGCCAGCTCCGCCTGCGCCCTAAGAAACCTCTCAGGGTTGTCAGCCGCGTATCCTGCTGAAACACAGACGGTTGCAAGAAAGACGACACCCAAGATCCTGTGCGATCGCATCCATTTCCTCCGCTGCTGCCCGATACGGGCGCGGCCGATCATATCAAAGGGTTTGACGGGCCCGACACCTCGGGTTACGCGGCGACTCGAGAAGACGTCTCGACCGTTTTTCGGGGTTTGACAAACAATGTGCAGTAAAATGTATGTAATGGGGGAAGTGCACAGCCCCCCAATGCTC belongs to Acidobacteriota bacterium and includes:
- a CDS encoding M4 family metallopeptidase gives rise to the protein MVELVDDGSGTTSDACEALVGFTAGNIALIDRGECPFRDKVFNAEEAGATAIIVANHEGEDPFRMTALDTTPGIPGISIGLADGQILKSALAQGLRVSMSDRSASEDTVRWLMGEDINGGPIRDMWHPNCFEDPARVWDGFYECTSLDNGGVHINSGIPNRAFALLVDGGTANRLEIAPIGMTKAAHIYWRAMSVYQGPTTNFAEHADILELSCADLVGQPITSLATGNTIGDTISGNDCEQVAKAMTAVDMRAAPRCDFQTILDPDPPALPSGKVIFSETFNSDPGPAWPVTSEGIYPEYDEARSAWRWTNDVPDEGSGGALWAINSVLIGNCEPNDDDQSGVTRLESPEIRIPATATGAVLAFDHWVYTEDGWDGGNLKISVNGSEYQIVPSAAFIHNPYNSSVIVTMTIEDEEYTNTNPLSGEAAYTGEDEGHVFGGSWGQSQIDLGFFADPGDSVRLRWDFGIDGCNGRDGWYIDNVTVIAEGVSPSATRRPSGRRAPARGSSR